Proteins from a single region of Pseudomonas phenolilytica:
- a CDS encoding phosphomannomutase/phosphoglucomutase encodes MALFKRTAKEPDLLTPANADNKRPTRAAPNLLLNGLLPGLLGLGAAAALLWFGLQDAQRQQQTELAVAWGQSQASALQQAVRQLQADTQAIAADPRLLEALRSEQAEQIAALEQTLRQQPGVVDAHLSARGRGRPTPERAGPINFAALDLLQRAESGDAPPVEAFQVGKRWLLYSAAPLRASAEQAVQGTLLRVIELDRLLATLPRVPADAGQLRLTQQFDNSPEKVLLQQGSGNGPLLPLASGNPHWKLSFQPATTATGASPLILLGAALLALLGLLLGLQFLASAQQRRLRDDVLQINRLVQELSSGRAIQQPSLSLPALDALARNMARLPLRPVGPAVTQAAAAPAVRPTKEYVDPRVPDTDILDIDILDEDLDLFGLDTKERETAMSSAKAPKLPASIFRAYDIRGIVGDSLTNETAYWIGRAVGSQSLAQGEPNVSVGRDGRLSGPELVQHLIQGLVDSGCTVSDIGMVPTPVLYYAANILAGKSGVMLTGSHNPPDYNGFKIVIAGDTLANEQIQALRQRIETGDLSEGVGRVEPVDVLERYFEQIRTDIAMAKPMKVVVDCGNGVAGVIAPQLIEALGCKVIPLYCEVDGNFPNHHPDPGKPENLVDLIAKVKAEKADLGLAFDGDGDRVGVVTNAGTMIYPDRLLMLFAKDVVARNPGADIIFDVKCTRRLTPLISGYGGRPVMWKTGHSLIKKKMKESGALLAGEMSGHIFFKERWFGFDDGIYSAARLLEILSQDKRDAEQVFAAFPSDVSTPEINITVTEESKFTIIDALQRDAQWGEANLITLDGVRVDYPKGWGLIRASNTTPVLVLRFEADSAQELGRIQDVFRAQLHNVAPDLKLPF; translated from the coding sequence ATGGCACTCTTCAAGCGTACCGCCAAGGAACCGGACCTGTTGACCCCGGCAAACGCCGACAACAAACGCCCCACCCGCGCTGCTCCCAACCTGCTGCTGAACGGGCTGCTCCCCGGCCTGCTCGGCCTGGGTGCCGCGGCCGCACTGCTGTGGTTCGGCCTCCAGGACGCCCAGCGTCAGCAACAGACCGAGCTTGCCGTAGCCTGGGGGCAGAGCCAGGCCAGCGCGCTGCAACAGGCCGTGCGCCAGCTACAGGCCGATACCCAGGCCATCGCCGCCGACCCGCGACTGCTCGAGGCGCTGCGCAGCGAGCAAGCCGAACAGATCGCCGCTCTCGAGCAGACGTTGCGCCAGCAACCGGGTGTCGTCGATGCACATCTCAGCGCACGCGGCCGCGGCCGCCCGACGCCCGAACGTGCGGGGCCGATTAATTTTGCCGCACTGGACTTGCTGCAGCGCGCCGAGAGCGGGGACGCCCCGCCCGTCGAGGCCTTTCAGGTCGGCAAGCGCTGGCTGCTCTACAGCGCGGCGCCGTTGCGCGCCTCCGCCGAGCAGGCCGTCCAGGGCACACTGCTGCGCGTCATCGAGCTCGACCGCCTGCTCGCCACGTTGCCGCGCGTGCCGGCCGATGCCGGCCAGCTGCGTCTGACGCAGCAGTTCGACAACTCGCCCGAGAAGGTGCTGCTCCAGCAGGGTAGCGGCAACGGACCGCTGCTGCCGCTGGCCAGCGGCAATCCGCACTGGAAGCTCAGTTTCCAGCCCGCCACGACCGCGACCGGCGCCTCGCCGCTGATACTGCTGGGGGCTGCGCTGCTGGCGCTCTTAGGTCTGTTGCTCGGTCTGCAGTTCCTCGCCAGCGCCCAGCAGCGGCGCCTGCGTGACGACGTGCTGCAGATCAACCGCCTCGTGCAGGAACTCTCCAGCGGCCGGGCCATCCAACAACCGTCCCTGAGCCTGCCGGCGCTCGACGCGCTGGCACGGAACATGGCCCGCCTGCCGCTTCGCCCCGTCGGACCGGCAGTCACGCAAGCCGCGGCGGCGCCTGCCGTCCGACCGACCAAGGAGTATGTCGATCCGCGCGTGCCGGATACCGACATTCTCGACATCGATATTCTCGACGAGGACCTGGACCTGTTCGGCCTCGACACCAAGGAGCGAGAAACCGCAATGAGCAGCGCCAAAGCCCCCAAACTGCCCGCCAGCATCTTTCGCGCCTACGACATCCGCGGCATTGTCGGCGACAGCCTGACCAACGAGACCGCCTACTGGATCGGCCGCGCCGTAGGCTCGCAGAGCCTCGCCCAGGGCGAGCCGAATGTCTCGGTCGGCCGCGACGGTCGCCTATCCGGCCCGGAACTGGTCCAGCATCTGATCCAGGGCCTGGTCGACAGCGGCTGCACGGTCAGCGACATCGGCATGGTGCCGACGCCGGTGCTCTACTACGCGGCCAACATCCTCGCCGGCAAATCCGGCGTGATGCTCACCGGCAGCCACAATCCGCCGGATTACAACGGCTTCAAGATCGTCATCGCCGGCGACACCCTGGCCAATGAGCAGATCCAGGCGCTGCGCCAGCGCATTGAAACCGGCGACCTGAGTGAAGGCGTCGGCCGCGTCGAACCGGTCGACGTGCTGGAGCGCTACTTCGAGCAGATTCGCACCGACATCGCCATGGCCAAGCCAATGAAGGTGGTGGTCGACTGCGGCAATGGCGTCGCCGGGGTCATCGCCCCGCAACTGATCGAGGCGCTGGGCTGCAAGGTGATCCCGCTGTACTGCGAGGTCGACGGCAACTTCCCCAACCACCACCCGGACCCGGGCAAGCCAGAGAATCTGGTCGACCTGATCGCCAAGGTCAAAGCCGAGAAGGCGGACCTTGGCCTGGCGTTCGATGGCGACGGCGACCGCGTCGGCGTGGTGACCAATGCCGGCACCATGATCTATCCCGACCGTCTGCTGATGCTCTTCGCCAAGGACGTCGTGGCGCGCAACCCCGGCGCCGACATCATCTTCGACGTCAAGTGCACGCGCCGCCTGACACCACTGATCAGCGGCTACGGTGGTCGCCCGGTGATGTGGAAAACCGGCCACTCGCTGATCAAGAAGAAGATGAAGGAATCCGGTGCACTGCTGGCCGGCGAGATGAGCGGCCACATCTTCTTCAAGGAGCGCTGGTTCGGCTTCGACGACGGTATCTACAGCGCCGCGCGCCTGCTGGAAATCCTCAGCCAGGACAAGCGCGATGCCGAGCAGGTGTTCGCCGCCTTCCCGAGCGACGTTTCCACGCCGGAAATCAACATCACGGTGACAGAGGAAAGCAAATTCACCATCATTGACGCCCTGCAACGGGATGCCCAGTGGGGCGAGGCCAACCTGATCACGCTCGACGGCGTACGGGTCGACTATCCCAAGGGCTGGGGCCTGATCCGCGCCTCCAACACCACACCGGTGCTGGTGCTGCGTTTCGAGGCCGACAGCGCGCAAGAGCTCGGCCGCATCCAGGACGTCTTCCGCGCGCAGCTGCACAACGTTGCACCCGACCTCAAACTGCCGTTCTGA
- the dut gene encoding dUTP diphosphatase, with product MHQLQAKILDPRLGRDFPLPDYATSGSAGLDLRAMLQNDTVLQPGQTLLIPTGLSIYIADPGLAALILPRSGLGHKHGIVLGNLVGLIDSDYQGELMVSCWNRGLSDFTIAVGERIAQLVLVPVVQARFELVEQFDSSDRGAGGFGHSGSH from the coding sequence ATGCACCAGCTACAAGCCAAGATTCTCGACCCCCGCCTGGGCCGGGACTTCCCGCTGCCCGATTACGCCACCTCCGGCTCGGCCGGCCTCGACCTGCGCGCGATGCTGCAGAACGATACCGTGCTGCAGCCAGGCCAGACGCTGCTGATCCCGACCGGCCTTTCGATCTACATCGCCGATCCGGGGCTCGCGGCGCTGATCCTTCCGCGCTCGGGCCTGGGCCATAAGCACGGCATCGTGCTCGGCAACCTGGTCGGTCTGATCGACTCGGATTACCAGGGCGAGCTGATGGTCTCCTGCTGGAACCGCGGCCTGAGCGACTTCACCATCGCCGTCGGCGAGCGCATCGCGCAGCTGGTGCTGGTGCCGGTGGTGCAGGCGCGCTTCGAGCTGGTCGAACAGTTCGACAGCAGCGACCGCGGTGCCGGCGGCTTCGGACACTCCGGCAGCCATTGA
- the coaBC gene encoding bifunctional phosphopantothenoylcysteine decarboxylase/phosphopantothenate--cysteine ligase CoaBC, which translates to MQRLYRKRIVLGVGGGIAAYKSAELVRRLRDHGAEVRVVMTHGGREFITPLTLQALSGHPVHLDLLDPAAEAAMGHIELARWADLVLIAPATADLMARLAQGIANDLLTTLVLATNAPVALAPAMNQAMWADPATQANRQLLEQRGIRLFGPGSGSQACGDIGMGRMLEAEELAQAAADCFENGCLSGLRLLITAGPTQENIDPVRYITNHSSGKMGFALAEAAAEAGAQVTLVTGPVFLPTPDRVQRIDVVSARDMLAACEAAMPCDLLIAAAAVADYRPEVVAPHKLKKDPTTGDGLLLQMVRNPDILATLAARPDRPFCVGFAAETENLLDYAMRKLRDKNLDLIVANDVANPSIGFNSEENAVSVIDRQQHVTRFGQASKGHIARALVAFIADRYRQA; encoded by the coding sequence ATGCAGCGGCTGTATCGTAAACGCATCGTCCTGGGCGTCGGCGGCGGCATCGCCGCCTACAAGAGTGCCGAGCTGGTGCGTCGCCTGCGCGACCATGGCGCCGAAGTGCGAGTGGTGATGACCCACGGCGGCCGCGAGTTCATCACGCCGCTGACCCTGCAGGCGCTCTCCGGTCACCCGGTACATCTGGATCTGCTCGACCCCGCCGCCGAAGCGGCGATGGGCCATATCGAACTGGCGCGCTGGGCCGACCTGGTGCTGATCGCACCGGCTACTGCCGACCTCATGGCGCGCCTCGCCCAGGGCATCGCCAACGACCTTCTGACCACCCTGGTGCTGGCGACCAACGCGCCGGTCGCCCTGGCGCCGGCGATGAACCAGGCGATGTGGGCCGACCCGGCGACCCAGGCCAACCGTCAGCTGCTCGAACAGCGCGGCATCCGCCTGTTCGGCCCTGGCTCCGGCAGCCAGGCCTGCGGCGACATCGGCATGGGCCGCATGCTCGAGGCCGAGGAGCTGGCCCAGGCCGCCGCCGACTGTTTCGAGAACGGCTGCCTGAGCGGCCTGCGCCTGCTGATCACCGCCGGACCGACCCAGGAAAACATCGATCCGGTGCGTTACATCACCAATCACAGTTCGGGGAAGATGGGCTTCGCCCTCGCCGAGGCAGCCGCCGAAGCCGGCGCGCAGGTCACGCTGGTCACCGGCCCGGTGTTCCTGCCGACGCCTGATCGCGTGCAGCGCATCGACGTGGTCAGCGCGCGCGACATGCTCGCCGCCTGTGAAGCGGCGATGCCCTGCGATCTGCTGATCGCCGCCGCCGCAGTGGCCGACTACCGCCCCGAGGTGGTGGCGCCGCACAAGCTGAAGAAGGACCCCACCACCGGCGACGGTCTGCTGCTGCAGATGGTGCGCAATCCGGACATCCTCGCCACCCTGGCGGCTCGCCCGGATCGCCCCTTCTGCGTCGGCTTTGCGGCCGAAACCGAGAACCTGCTCGACTACGCCATGCGCAAGCTGCGCGACAAGAATCTCGACCTCATCGTCGCCAATGACGTGGCCAACCCGAGCATCGGCTTCAACAGCGAAGAAAACGCGGTCAGCGTAATCGATCGCCAGCAGCACGTAACCCGCTTCGGCCAGGCCAGCAAAGGGCACATCGCCCGCGCGCTGGTGGCCTTTATCGCCGATCGCTACAGGCAGGCCTGA
- the radC gene encoding RadC family protein has protein sequence MSIRDWPTAERPREKLLEQGAAALSDAELLAIFLRTGVAGRSAVDLARHLLGEFGGLRALLEADLDQFTTHLGLGPAKYAQLQAVLEMARRHLAERLRRDSALESPQAVRDYLKARLRHEPHELFGCLFLDSKHRVLAFEVLFHGTIDGASVYPRQVVKRALAQNAAAVILTHNHPSGVAEPSQADRQLTQRLKEALALIDVRVLDHFIVGEGEPLSMAEAGWM, from the coding sequence ATGAGCATACGTGACTGGCCGACGGCGGAGCGGCCGCGGGAAAAGCTTCTGGAACAGGGTGCGGCGGCGCTTTCCGATGCCGAATTGCTGGCGATTTTCCTGCGTACCGGCGTTGCCGGCCGAAGCGCGGTTGACCTGGCGCGCCACCTGCTTGGCGAGTTCGGCGGGCTGCGCGCGCTGCTCGAAGCCGACCTCGATCAATTCACCACGCATCTGGGGCTCGGCCCCGCCAAGTACGCACAATTGCAGGCCGTGCTGGAGATGGCGCGCCGGCATCTGGCCGAGCGGCTGCGTCGGGATTCAGCGCTGGAGTCGCCGCAAGCGGTGCGCGACTACCTCAAGGCGCGCCTGCGTCACGAGCCGCACGAGCTGTTCGGCTGCCTGTTTCTCGACTCCAAGCACCGGGTGCTGGCGTTCGAGGTGCTGTTCCACGGCACCATCGACGGCGCCAGCGTCTATCCGCGGCAGGTGGTCAAGCGCGCGCTGGCGCAGAATGCAGCGGCGGTCATCCTTACCCACAATCATCCGTCCGGCGTCGCCGAGCCGAGTCAGGCCGATCGCCAGCTGACCCAGCGGTTGAAGGAAGCGCTGGCGCTGATCGACGTGCGCGTGCTCGACCACTTCATCGTCGGCGAGGGCGAGCCATTGTCGATGGCCGAAGCGGGATGGATGTAA
- a CDS encoding methyl-accepting chemotaxis protein gives MAATGQDSAERARHTLEAAQAVRRSSDAGQTELLQAIARMQQLSAQTQSSRELIDGLSARTEEIRQITDVIQSIASQTNLLALNAAIEAARAGEAGRGFAVVADEVRNLAARTSSATEEVGRMVADIREQSSAVVSHIQQQASELDEAAEQIAGTGQQLTGITELAGGVEAQVAEITSGTASNHERLTALFVALDQLRADALDSEQQTRQLEQAAERLVAQAESASERLAEVQLDDYHQAIYDLARQGAADIAARFEADIDAGRIAVNDLFDRNYQAQPGTDPLKYHTRFDKYADGVLPAIQEPLLARHDAIVYAIATTPEGYVPTHNNAFNHPPVGNPEIDRSRSRSKRLFNDRTGGRCGSHQRNVLLQTYSRDTGELMHDLSVPIMVKGRHWGGLRLGYRPEAQA, from the coding sequence ATGGCCGCCACCGGACAGGACAGCGCCGAGCGCGCCCGTCATACCCTGGAAGCAGCGCAGGCGGTGCGGCGTAGCAGCGATGCCGGGCAGACCGAACTGTTGCAAGCCATCGCCCGCATGCAGCAGCTCAGTGCGCAGACCCAGTCCAGCCGCGAGCTGATCGACGGTCTGTCGGCGCGTACCGAGGAAATTCGCCAGATCACCGATGTGATCCAGTCCATTGCCAGCCAGACCAATCTGCTGGCGCTCAACGCCGCCATCGAAGCGGCCCGGGCCGGCGAGGCGGGGCGCGGCTTCGCCGTGGTCGCCGACGAGGTGCGCAATCTCGCCGCACGGACCTCCAGCGCAACCGAGGAAGTCGGGCGGATGGTCGCCGATATCCGCGAGCAGAGCAGCGCCGTGGTCAGCCATATCCAGCAGCAGGCCAGCGAACTGGACGAAGCCGCCGAGCAGATTGCCGGTACCGGCCAGCAGCTGACCGGCATCACCGAACTGGCCGGCGGCGTGGAGGCTCAGGTCGCCGAGATCACCTCCGGCACGGCCAGCAACCATGAACGGCTGACCGCGTTGTTCGTCGCGCTCGACCAGCTGCGTGCCGATGCGCTGGACAGCGAACAGCAGACCCGCCAGCTGGAGCAGGCCGCCGAACGCCTGGTGGCGCAGGCCGAGAGCGCGAGCGAGCGCCTCGCCGAGGTACAGCTCGACGACTATCACCAGGCGATCTACGACCTTGCGCGCCAAGGGGCCGCGGATATCGCGGCGCGCTTCGAGGCGGATATCGACGCCGGCCGCATCGCCGTCAACGACCTGTTCGACCGCAACTACCAGGCGCAGCCGGGTACAGATCCGTTGAAGTACCACACTCGCTTCGATAAGTACGCCGATGGCGTGCTGCCGGCGATTCAGGAGCCGCTGCTGGCGCGCCACGATGCGATCGTCTACGCCATCGCCACCACCCCGGAAGGCTACGTGCCGACCCACAACAATGCCTTCAATCATCCGCCGGTGGGCAATCCCGAGATCGACCGCAGCCGCAGTCGCAGCAAGCGGCTGTTCAACGACCGTACCGGCGGACGCTGCGGCAGCCACCAGCGCAACGTGCTGCTGCAGACCTACAGCCGCGACACCGGCGAACTGATGCACGACCTCTCGGTGCCGATCATGGTCAAGGGGCGTCACTGGGGCGGGCTGCGCCTGGGCTATCGGCCGGAGGCGCAGGCCTGA